The following coding sequences lie in one Nitrospinota bacterium genomic window:
- a CDS encoding nucleotide exchange factor GrpE: MSEAKEELIIKDRRHWVLEEANEKSRNDSVVEADIERLPTYVQQLQLQAEEHDKKLKEYIAAYKEKMVENDQFRARLEKDVNRRVEQGIGSLMKQIVPVLDNLDLAVASADGAKDAEKMREGLVLIRNSMVNILKNSGVMEVECMGKTFNPAVAEAVASVAVENEDEDNIVIEVLQSGYMLNELLIRPARVKVGKYEKR, encoded by the coding sequence ATGAGCGAAGCGAAAGAAGAGCTGATAATAAAAGATAGACGGCACTGGGTTCTTGAGGAAGCGAACGAAAAGAGCCGGAATGATTCAGTCGTCGAGGCCGATATTGAACGTCTCCCTACATATGTGCAACAGCTACAACTTCAGGCCGAGGAGCACGACAAAAAACTCAAGGAGTATATTGCCGCGTACAAAGAGAAAATGGTCGAGAACGATCAGTTCAGGGCAAGGCTTGAGAAAGATGTCAATAGAAGGGTTGAGCAGGGGATAGGGAGCCTGATGAAACAGATAGTGCCGGTGCTGGACAATCTTGATCTTGCCGTTGCCTCTGCGGATGGCGCGAAAGACGCGGAAAAGATGAGGGAGGGGCTAGTACTTATCAGGAATTCCATGGTAAATATTCTTAAGAATTCAGGTGTTATGGAAGTAGAGTGCATGGGAAAAACGTTTAATCCCGCCGTCGCGGAAGCTGTAGCCAGCGTTGCCGTTGAGAATGAGGATGAAGACAATATTGTAATCGAAGTGCTGCAATCTGGTTATATGCTGAACGAACTGCTGATCAGGCCTGCGCGCGTGAAAGTAGGAAAGTACGAAAAGCGATGA
- the dnaJ gene encoding molecular chaperone DnaJ, giving the protein MIKRDYYEVLGVERNSDKSEIKKAYRKAAMKYHPDKNPGDKEAEEKFKESSEAYEVLHDDEKRRLYDQFGHDGLKRTGFSGFRGAEDIFSAFGDIFGDIFGGGFSGGFGRRKQQGQGGDLRYDLEISLEDAARGMDKEITVVKNILCPVCEGSCSAEGYGPTTCSTCNGQGQVARRQGFFSFAVTCPKCNGQGQVIKNPCKKCGGTGVEMKERKLRVKVPAGIESGQNLRLTGEGEPGKYGARNGDLFAVVHIRQHDNFERHGDDLVCQLPISFAQAALGADMEIKTLLDEATIKIPPGTQSQSLLRVKGEGMPMLQRKGRGDLIVQVIVKTPENLTGEQEEILRKFAEISGDSVKGKNKGVFEKLFR; this is encoded by the coding sequence ATGATTAAAAGGGATTATTATGAAGTTCTTGGGGTAGAGAGAAACTCGGATAAATCGGAGATCAAAAAGGCCTACAGGAAGGCCGCGATGAAATATCACCCCGATAAAAATCCCGGCGACAAGGAAGCTGAAGAGAAATTCAAGGAATCATCGGAGGCATATGAAGTTCTTCATGACGATGAAAAACGGAGGCTCTACGACCAGTTCGGCCATGACGGTTTAAAAAGGACGGGATTCAGCGGATTTCGCGGCGCGGAAGATATCTTTTCCGCCTTTGGCGACATTTTCGGCGACATTTTCGGCGGAGGCTTCTCCGGCGGATTCGGAAGAAGAAAACAGCAGGGGCAGGGGGGAGACCTTCGATACGATCTGGAGATATCCCTTGAGGATGCGGCCCGCGGGATGGACAAGGAGATAACTGTTGTCAAGAATATCCTCTGTCCCGTTTGCGAAGGGTCCTGTTCCGCAGAAGGGTACGGGCCTACAACATGCTCGACGTGCAACGGGCAGGGGCAGGTTGCACGGAGGCAGGGATTTTTCTCGTTTGCCGTAACATGCCCGAAATGCAACGGACAGGGGCAGGTGATTAAAAATCCGTGTAAAAAGTGCGGCGGCACCGGCGTTGAAATGAAAGAGAGAAAACTTCGGGTAAAGGTTCCGGCAGGGATCGAAAGCGGGCAAAACCTCCGACTCACAGGCGAAGGGGAACCGGGCAAATACGGCGCGCGTAACGGCGATCTCTTTGCCGTAGTCCATATACGCCAGCATGACAACTTCGAGCGTCACGGCGACGATCTCGTATGCCAGTTGCCGATCTCGTTTGCGCAGGCGGCTCTTGGCGCGGACATGGAAATAAAAACGCTTCTTGATGAAGCTACTATAAAGATCCCGCCGGGCACGCAGTCTCAGTCATTGTTGAGGGTAAAGGGCGAGGGGATGCCGATGCTCCAAAGAAAAGGGAGAGGCGATCTTATCGTTCAGGTGATAGTTAAAACACCCGAAAACCTCACGGGCGAACAGGAAGAGATATTAAGAAAGTTTGCGGAAATATCGGGCGATAGCGTGAAAGGGAAGAACAAGGGGGTCTTCGAAAAACTTTTCCGTTAA
- a CDS encoding VWA domain-containing protein, with the protein MIKFGSHEWLYLLAIVPLLVLLFWLFNKEFAKRLEKFADSSLLPKLLSGADRWKRFLKFALLMTSLTVLIVALARPQFGVEPKEVKRVGIDILVMLDISLSMAAEDVAPSRLAKAKKEIERLADTFAGNRVGLLVFAGSSGVECPLTLDISTFKMFLNSISFSSAPLSGTDISGAMKKGITLLEQSQSKSKVIVLITDGEDNEGNPAETAREAAKKKIRIYTVGLGSETGAPIPIKDNNGDLAGYKKDSSGNTVFTRQNSDALNEVANITDALFISSSGGVFNINPIIESIRALEKSDISSTKFTTYVDRFQWFLGIALILLAVEILI; encoded by the coding sequence ATGATAAAATTCGGCAGTCATGAATGGCTATATCTTTTGGCAATTGTGCCTTTGCTCGTTCTTCTATTCTGGCTTTTCAACAAGGAGTTCGCAAAGCGTCTTGAGAAATTCGCCGACTCTTCACTCCTCCCAAAGCTCCTCTCCGGCGCCGACAGGTGGAAAAGGTTCTTGAAATTTGCCCTGCTCATGACATCGCTTACAGTTCTTATTGTCGCTCTTGCGCGGCCCCAGTTCGGTGTTGAGCCAAAGGAAGTGAAGCGTGTCGGGATAGATATCCTCGTGATGCTCGATATCTCGCTGAGCATGGCCGCGGAGGATGTTGCTCCAAGCCGCCTTGCCAAGGCCAAAAAAGAGATCGAGCGGCTTGCCGATACCTTCGCCGGAAACAGGGTGGGCCTTCTTGTGTTTGCGGGCTCCAGCGGCGTGGAATGTCCGCTCACGCTCGACATTTCCACATTTAAAATGTTTCTCAACTCCATCAGCTTCAGCTCCGCCCCTCTTTCCGGAACCGATATTTCAGGAGCTATGAAAAAAGGGATAACACTCCTTGAGCAGAGCCAATCCAAATCAAAGGTGATCGTGCTTATTACGGACGGGGAAGACAATGAAGGGAATCCCGCTGAAACGGCGAGGGAAGCGGCAAAAAAGAAAATAAGGATCTATACGGTCGGGCTTGGAAGCGAAACAGGAGCGCCTATACCGATAAAGGATAATAACGGCGATCTAGCTGGATATAAAAAGGACAGTTCCGGGAACACTGTCTTTACGCGGCAAAACAGCGACGCCCTGAATGAAGTGGCCAACATCACCGATGCGCTTTTCATATCGTCATCCGGCGGCGTATTCAACATCAATCCGATAATAGAATCTATCCGCGCCCTTGAGAAAAGCGATATCTCTTCTACGAAATTTACAACATACGTTGACAGGTTTCAGTGGTTTCTGGGAATAGCGCTCATTCTTCTGGCAGTTGAAATTCTGATATAA
- a CDS encoding VWA domain-containing protein gives MRFAHPYFLLLLALVPFLAILYRRRFRAKKSGIRYSSIGRIKAIAPSGITRLRPLPFTLRIFAILLLIFAIARPQTGQGYREITREGIDIYLALDTSTSMDIMDMQPSRLEAAKNAISRFIGNRVNDRIGLILFAGTSFTRCPLTLDYDVLRSFIAPVHSGLLEDGTAIGMAIANGINRLRDSKATSKIIILLTDGVNNRGLIDPRSATELAIAEKIKVYTIGVGREGIFQQTIDDPRYGKRKVSVKSEIDEALLREIASKTGARYYAARNEKELTGIYDEIDHLEKSEVKSNIYYEYTEQFTWLAGLALFPLLFEWILRNRFLRSLHE, from the coding sequence ATGAGATTTGCACACCCTTACTTCCTGCTTTTATTGGCATTGGTCCCGTTTCTGGCGATCCTGTACCGGAGGAGATTCAGAGCAAAGAAGAGCGGGATTCGGTACTCCTCCATCGGGAGGATAAAAGCGATAGCTCCATCCGGGATTACGCGCCTGCGCCCTCTCCCTTTTACGCTGAGAATCTTTGCGATACTGCTCCTTATCTTCGCCATAGCGCGCCCGCAGACCGGGCAGGGGTACCGGGAAATTACCCGCGAGGGTATCGATATCTATCTTGCCCTTGATACGTCGACCAGCATGGACATAATGGATATGCAGCCCTCTCGGCTGGAAGCCGCAAAAAACGCAATTTCGAGATTCATCGGCAACCGGGTGAATGACAGAATAGGGCTTATACTCTTTGCCGGCACCAGCTTCACCAGATGTCCGCTTACCCTCGATTACGACGTCCTCAGATCCTTCATCGCGCCGGTTCACAGCGGACTTCTGGAGGACGGCACTGCGATCGGAATGGCGATCGCCAACGGCATCAACCGCCTGAGGGATTCAAAGGCGACAAGCAAAATCATAATCCTCCTGACGGACGGCGTGAACAACCGGGGGCTTATAGATCCGCGGTCGGCGACCGAGCTTGCGATTGCCGAGAAGATAAAAGTCTACACGATCGGGGTTGGCAGAGAAGGGATCTTTCAGCAAACCATCGACGATCCGCGATACGGAAAAAGGAAAGTTTCGGTAAAAAGTGAAATAGACGAAGCGCTGTTACGCGAAATAGCGTCTAAAACAGGGGCCAGGTATTATGCCGCTCGCAACGAAAAGGAACTTACAGGGATATATGACGAGATCGACCACCTGGAAAAATCCGAAGTGAAAAGCAATATCTATTATGAATATACGGAACAGTTCACTTGGCTCGCCGGGCTTGCGCTCTTCCCTCTTCTTTTCGAATGGATCTTGCGTAACAGGTTCCTGAGGAGTCTTCACGAATGA
- a CDS encoding PD-(D/E)XK nuclease family protein: MDERLHVYPTRLKVEEVEAERYRSAGAVFSKHLISIFELEGRLARDLVPYNPISEVERWLLINQSIISEKSLGRDRAMAPLISSDGFVRSVGELIQQIKLGLVDSADLEKINGFAPGKEGWIKKVFAAYQKLLRTEGLYDSADISMELVKKLHDGVAPPAWLRSFSGIDFFDIYHYTPFRFEMITRLAEVVNIVVHFPLPDERRKAFDFVERDIQKFQSLAGMEGKLELAFDSLPGDDPGNKKKTALDILAGQIFSEEAGDAEEEISDSVEVVKNSGRYREIEEVASRIMDLKESRRSWSDFCLVFRQTGSYANIVEDVFRRAGIPVYIRRGLPVKNNLLVKTILGIFRIIETGYDRDEIVKLMTSDYFDIGLSREFARYLEKIFMDAGIISGPPSLLEKKCAAYLKRGIEMDGVPVAAETVDDISAGLKKVFSILKEVEKLSRASKAGETIAIFRKLLKIFSPRAIQFGFPFFTRDLFCKGRFYEVVEEAENAVKEHKLGESRFGWGDLRRLLFNSLGNAELPEWSEKNHVYALNIHELAGRRFPYIFVCGLHDGEFPLKSEHGAVLSESEKKLFNEKHSETVLARMAERKMGRQVFSRLGETWDEESFLFFLAVRSAREKIYFSYSTHDLNGKELGKSTFLYDIKTVLPALAETATRSVALEKGYFEQIDHPAREAKLLRDIFNTPEENAGALADYYRSVVGHPVTGKSFINSCERSMIERERDKFYSSAEPDVRANASSVYTGKVGEMPLLSGYVEKEARKGFSATAIERFANCAFRYFMDRPLQVKPQELPRADIERTVKGSIAHEILEIYYAPKGKFKVRSSLEPRNAREKRLNTVAEKVFAKWEKSELKGEPAIWEITKEQIRRALSLYLRSEETAFEKEPFTVVATELKFGPDEPFSVSLKLPGGEMSFNGLIDRIDLLDAKGMLRVVDYKYSSNTSKFSKLVKSEKYGEESFQVPVYLLAALNLAERKEEFSEIKTAVASYITLKKEPKESAVSPTASLSSGDGDFSFDNAEFLSRFENIRTKMNSGDFSVTPKDCVFCKYRRACRYREVMSVELGE; encoded by the coding sequence ATGGATGAGCGTCTTCACGTCTATCCCACACGCTTAAAGGTCGAGGAGGTCGAGGCCGAAAGGTATCGCTCAGCCGGGGCTGTTTTCAGCAAACACCTGATAAGCATTTTCGAATTGGAAGGTCGGCTCGCCCGCGACCTCGTGCCATATAATCCGATAAGCGAAGTCGAGAGATGGCTTCTCATCAATCAGTCGATAATTTCCGAAAAATCGCTCGGAAGGGATAGAGCGATGGCCCCCCTCATATCAAGTGACGGATTCGTAAGATCCGTTGGGGAATTGATCCAGCAGATAAAACTCGGTCTTGTCGATTCAGCCGATCTTGAAAAAATAAACGGGTTTGCCCCCGGCAAGGAGGGGTGGATAAAAAAGGTATTTGCCGCCTATCAAAAATTGCTTCGAACCGAGGGGCTTTACGATTCCGCGGATATCAGCATGGAGCTTGTCAAAAAACTCCATGACGGAGTGGCTCCTCCTGCATGGTTGAGGAGTTTCAGCGGAATTGATTTTTTCGATATCTATCACTACACACCTTTCCGTTTCGAAATGATTACCCGGCTTGCTGAAGTGGTAAATATAGTTGTTCATTTCCCGTTGCCGGATGAGAGGCGGAAGGCGTTTGATTTTGTGGAACGGGACATTCAGAAATTCCAGAGCCTGGCCGGTATGGAAGGGAAGCTTGAGCTTGCGTTTGATTCTCTCCCAGGAGACGATCCCGGGAATAAGAAAAAAACCGCGCTTGATATCCTTGCAGGGCAGATATTCTCAGAAGAGGCGGGGGATGCCGAAGAGGAAATATCCGATAGCGTAGAGGTGGTAAAAAATTCCGGCAGATACCGGGAGATAGAGGAAGTCGCCTCAAGGATAATGGATCTCAAGGAGAGCCGGAGGAGTTGGTCTGATTTCTGTCTTGTATTCCGCCAGACAGGGAGCTACGCGAATATAGTGGAAGATGTTTTCCGCCGCGCCGGGATACCTGTCTATATAAGACGCGGATTGCCCGTAAAGAACAATCTTCTTGTAAAGACGATTCTTGGAATTTTCAGGATAATCGAAACCGGGTATGACCGGGATGAAATAGTAAAACTTATGACTTCCGATTACTTCGATATCGGCCTCTCCCGTGAATTTGCGAGATATCTTGAAAAAATATTCATGGATGCCGGAATCATCAGCGGTCCTCCCTCCTTGCTGGAAAAGAAATGCGCCGCTTATTTGAAACGGGGCATTGAAATGGATGGTGTGCCGGTAGCGGCAGAAACAGTCGACGATATTTCCGCGGGACTAAAAAAGGTATTTTCCATACTGAAGGAAGTTGAAAAACTCTCCCGCGCATCGAAAGCGGGGGAGACCATAGCGATATTCAGGAAGCTGCTAAAAATATTTTCTCCCAGGGCGATCCAGTTCGGCTTCCCGTTCTTCACAAGAGACCTCTTCTGCAAGGGGAGGTTCTATGAAGTAGTGGAGGAAGCTGAAAATGCGGTCAAGGAGCATAAGCTGGGGGAGTCCCGCTTCGGATGGGGGGATCTAAGGAGGTTGCTTTTCAACTCGCTTGGAAACGCGGAGCTTCCCGAATGGTCTGAGAAGAATCATGTCTACGCGCTCAATATCCATGAGCTGGCAGGGAGGAGGTTCCCTTACATTTTTGTTTGCGGTCTGCACGACGGGGAGTTCCCGCTTAAATCGGAGCATGGGGCTGTGCTTTCAGAATCTGAAAAAAAGCTTTTCAATGAAAAACACTCTGAAACCGTCCTCGCCCGAATGGCCGAGAGGAAAATGGGGAGGCAGGTTTTCAGCAGGCTCGGAGAGACGTGGGACGAAGAATCTTTCCTCTTCTTTCTTGCCGTACGTTCCGCGAGGGAGAAAATATATTTTTCATACTCCACGCACGACCTGAACGGAAAGGAACTCGGCAAGTCGACCTTTCTTTACGATATAAAAACGGTCTTACCTGCGCTTGCCGAAACAGCGACGAGGTCTGTCGCGCTTGAGAAGGGATATTTCGAGCAGATAGACCACCCGGCGCGTGAGGCAAAGCTGTTGCGCGACATTTTCAATACGCCAGAGGAAAACGCCGGAGCGTTGGCTGATTACTACAGAAGCGTGGTTGGCCATCCGGTCACGGGAAAGAGTTTCATAAACTCGTGCGAAAGGAGCATGATAGAAAGGGAGCGGGACAAATTTTATTCGTCTGCCGAGCCTGACGTCCGGGCAAACGCGTCAAGCGTATATACCGGCAAGGTTGGGGAGATGCCATTGCTCTCGGGATACGTTGAGAAGGAAGCGCGGAAAGGATTTTCCGCAACCGCGATCGAGAGGTTTGCAAATTGCGCGTTTCGCTATTTCATGGACAGGCCGCTCCAGGTAAAGCCGCAGGAGCTGCCAAGGGCCGATATTGAAAGGACCGTGAAGGGGAGCATCGCGCATGAGATCCTAGAGATATATTATGCGCCAAAGGGGAAATTCAAGGTTCGCTCATCTCTTGAGCCTCGAAATGCGAGGGAGAAAAGGTTGAACACCGTTGCCGAAAAGGTATTTGCAAAGTGGGAGAAGTCCGAACTGAAAGGGGAGCCTGCCATCTGGGAGATAACCAAGGAGCAGATAAGGAGGGCGCTCTCGCTTTATCTCCGCTCCGAAGAGACAGCGTTCGAAAAGGAGCCCTTCACTGTGGTGGCTACCGAATTGAAGTTCGGCCCGGATGAACCCTTCTCCGTATCATTAAAACTGCCGGGCGGGGAGATGTCTTTCAACGGCCTTATCGACAGGATTGATCTTCTGGACGCGAAAGGGATGCTGAGGGTAGTTGATTACAAATATTCGAGCAACACATCGAAGTTCTCAAAATTGGTGAAGAGTGAAAAATATGGCGAAGAGAGTTTTCAGGTTCCTGTATATCTTCTCGCCGCGCTGAATTTGGCAGAAAGAAAGGAAGAGTTCTCCGAAATCAAAACGGCGGTGGCAAGCTACATCACCTTGAAGAAGGAGCCGAAGGAATCGGCTGTATCGCCAACGGCCTCGCTGTCGTCGGGTGACGGCGATTTCTCCTTCGATAACGCGGAATTCCTCTCGAGGTTTGAGAATATCAGAACGAAGATGAATTCGGGCGATTTTTCCGTTACGCCGAAGGATTGTGTTTTTTGCAAATACCGAAGGGCATGCAGGTACAGAGAGGTTATGAGCGTTGAACTTGGAGAGTAG
- a CDS encoding UvrD-helicase domain-containing protein: MNLESSRAEEIVGFEGDTCVRASAGTGKTFILVEKFMHILKEKTDDSYTKIENILAITFTDKAAEDMRKRIGDKIYEEVRELEKRERTKEEEKLLRHLRTARRLLTKAYISTIHSFCARILRENPLEAGIDPQFEILDAQRTGALQSRSLERFLLDKLRRGDKPVAELAYRFGFDSDFAFESSLFSLVLSLLPLMRAAGVDIFSERALLSEYSEKLDDAEKMLSEQKKQCASILNGMSAEISTEKQKVIMEMLVSGISALSPSSDIGNEDTRKSVSGMKSAINLNTFKGKKDGNLKALATELKETLELYEMTVVSSLARESARQIAELVGEFYQYMESSVKNRGLLDFDDLQEMTLWLFRRNERILAYYRKMFRNVLVDEFQDVNGLQKMIVEQLAPPGEGKLFVVGDVKQAIYGFRGGDLEVFDETERAIVENGGGLFRLNVNRRSNPGLVKFVNSYFGRYEKSVFDAGDECVSMMDETEVSPVEYYTFSDEESADKRRFSEANFIASRINRLVGENKAKFSDMAILLRKFTPLPIYEAALSRNGVRYAVHRGTGFYKSQEVADLISILSFIDNPGDIVSWVGAVRSPYCGCSDRTLFTLRRDGEGKTVEPYRLFSRDAYLPPLDEGEGEKFSAFAEWVTLLINLKDRMAVSEIIETVLEKSRITGLLGAQNDGLQKVANVLKLIETARMMEQEPGFTLKNFVRHITRLYEQEERESEAVVVSEEENAVKIMTVHQSKGLEFGIVFLPDIGSSGKRGGGSAIFHKRKGLAVKYVEKETLSSHSGIVFESTKEEIEEKEKSDAKRLFYVGCTRAKDMLVLSGCPDPKKKRSEALSGLDELMEREPSLFNIVSIPVATMEEIREQRTPYDVLSAGEEPKNTELGKGGEGVAPMEPADERKEVFVDTRSLASFAKCKREYMLGRLYSVPAERSYHGGRGGRKGVYEAMEIGNAIHAILEKLDLEVPQDEMRTEIIKMAKRELPLASEAELLKVSQKLERLFKTPLFEKIRSGEMEEKGREVPFTARFGRDGDAFFLKGQVDLLLRRGETGVMIVDYKYAVRGESETTYRFQVEAYAVAAERVLGVEEIVCAIVYLGGEEPECVEWKMDTVKLQKAEEAITGSMKMISEMERSLRGTEGIPDADFSNILGESGAEIKCPDGNCGYHAVCFSGE; encoded by the coding sequence TTGAACTTGGAGAGTAGCAGGGCAGAGGAGATAGTAGGGTTCGAAGGGGACACCTGCGTTCGCGCCTCGGCGGGGACGGGGAAGACCTTTATTCTCGTCGAGAAATTCATGCACATCCTGAAAGAGAAAACCGACGACAGTTATACGAAGATAGAAAATATCCTCGCGATAACCTTTACCGACAAAGCAGCGGAGGATATGCGGAAGAGGATAGGGGACAAAATATATGAAGAGGTGCGCGAGCTTGAAAAGCGGGAGAGAACAAAGGAAGAGGAAAAACTGCTAAGGCATCTTCGCACGGCAAGGAGGCTGTTGACGAAGGCGTACATCTCAACGATTCACTCCTTCTGCGCGAGGATATTAAGGGAGAATCCGCTGGAGGCAGGGATAGACCCGCAGTTTGAGATACTTGACGCGCAGAGGACTGGCGCGTTGCAGTCCAGATCGCTTGAACGTTTCCTTCTGGATAAACTGAGGAGAGGCGACAAGCCGGTTGCCGAACTTGCATACAGGTTCGGATTCGATTCGGATTTCGCGTTTGAGAGTTCGCTTTTCAGCCTCGTATTGAGCCTCCTCCCTTTGATGAGAGCGGCGGGAGTAGATATTTTCTCCGAAAGGGCCTTGCTGTCCGAGTATTCGGAAAAGCTGGATGATGCTGAGAAAATGCTTTCAGAACAAAAGAAGCAGTGTGCGTCCATTCTAAACGGGATGTCGGCTGAAATTTCAACCGAGAAACAGAAGGTGATAATGGAAATGCTTGTGAGTGGGATTTCCGCTCTTTCACCCTCAAGCGATATTGGGAATGAGGACACGCGGAAAAGCGTAAGCGGTATGAAATCTGCCATCAACCTGAATACCTTTAAAGGTAAAAAAGATGGCAATCTAAAGGCGCTGGCAACCGAGCTAAAAGAGACGCTGGAATTATATGAAATGACGGTTGTCTCTTCTCTCGCGCGTGAATCAGCCAGGCAGATAGCCGAGCTTGTCGGAGAGTTTTATCAGTACATGGAATCGTCCGTGAAGAACAGGGGCTTGCTTGATTTTGACGACTTGCAGGAGATGACCCTCTGGCTTTTCAGGCGAAATGAAAGGATACTCGCGTATTACAGAAAAATGTTCCGCAATGTGCTGGTAGACGAGTTTCAGGATGTGAACGGTCTGCAGAAAATGATAGTGGAACAACTTGCCCCTCCCGGCGAAGGGAAACTTTTCGTGGTGGGGGACGTAAAGCAGGCGATATACGGATTTCGCGGGGGAGACCTTGAGGTGTTCGACGAAACCGAAAGAGCGATTGTAGAGAATGGCGGCGGGCTTTTCCGCCTGAATGTAAACAGGCGTTCAAATCCCGGTCTTGTGAAATTCGTGAACAGCTACTTCGGAAGATATGAGAAGAGCGTTTTCGACGCTGGTGATGAATGCGTATCTATGATGGATGAAACCGAAGTTTCGCCGGTGGAGTACTATACCTTCTCTGATGAAGAGAGCGCCGACAAGAGGCGGTTCAGCGAAGCAAATTTTATCGCGTCGCGAATAAACCGGCTGGTAGGTGAAAACAAGGCAAAGTTTTCCGACATGGCGATCCTTCTGCGAAAGTTTACCCCCCTCCCTATATACGAGGCCGCGCTTTCCCGGAATGGAGTGAGATACGCGGTACACAGGGGAACAGGATTCTACAAGAGCCAGGAGGTGGCGGATCTTATTTCGATTCTCTCCTTCATTGATAATCCCGGCGACATAGTATCCTGGGTCGGCGCGGTGCGCTCCCCATACTGCGGATGTTCGGACAGGACCCTTTTCACGCTGAGGAGGGATGGTGAAGGAAAAACGGTCGAGCCGTACCGCCTCTTTTCAAGGGATGCCTATCTCCCCCCGCTTGATGAAGGGGAGGGGGAGAAATTCTCCGCCTTTGCGGAATGGGTCACTTTATTGATAAATCTGAAGGACAGGATGGCGGTATCGGAAATAATCGAAACTGTTCTGGAAAAGAGCAGGATAACCGGCCTTCTTGGAGCGCAGAACGACGGTCTGCAAAAAGTTGCCAACGTGCTGAAGCTTATCGAAACCGCGAGGATGATGGAGCAGGAGCCGGGATTTACGCTGAAAAATTTCGTAAGGCACATCACGCGACTCTATGAACAGGAGGAGAGGGAATCCGAGGCAGTTGTCGTATCGGAAGAGGAGAATGCTGTAAAGATAATGACCGTGCATCAGAGCAAAGGGCTGGAATTCGGCATTGTATTCCTGCCGGACATTGGATCAAGCGGGAAGCGCGGAGGAGGATCGGCGATATTCCATAAGCGTAAAGGCTTGGCGGTAAAATATGTCGAGAAGGAAACCTTGTCATCCCATTCAGGGATCGTCTTTGAATCCACTAAGGAAGAGATAGAAGAAAAAGAGAAGAGCGACGCGAAGAGGCTTTTCTACGTCGGCTGTACCAGGGCGAAGGATATGCTGGTGCTTAGCGGATGCCCGGACCCGAAAAAGAAGAGGAGTGAAGCTTTGTCGGGCCTGGATGAATTGATGGAGCGCGAACCCTCCCTGTTCAATATCGTTTCCATACCCGTTGCAACTATGGAGGAGATAAGGGAACAGCGAACCCCATATGATGTATTGTCCGCCGGAGAAGAGCCGAAGAATACTGAATTGGGCAAAGGGGGCGAAGGGGTTGCGCCAATGGAACCCGCAGATGAAAGGAAAGAGGTCTTTGTCGATACAAGGAGCCTCGCCTCGTTCGCGAAATGTAAAAGGGAGTACATGCTTGGGAGATTGTACAGCGTGCCGGCAGAGAGGAGTTATCATGGCGGGCGCGGAGGGCGCAAGGGTGTTTACGAAGCGATGGAGATCGGCAACGCGATACACGCGATTCTTGAAAAGCTCGATCTTGAGGTCCCGCAAGATGAAATGAGGACAGAAATTATCAAAATGGCGAAAAGGGAATTGCCTCTAGCATCAGAGGCGGAACTCCTGAAAGTTTCGCAAAAGCTGGAACGACTTTTTAAAACTCCGCTCTTTGAAAAAATTCGAAGCGGTGAAATGGAAGAAAAAGGGAGAGAGGTGCCGTTTACTGCAAGATTCGGCAGGGATGGAGATGCATTTTTCCTCAAAGGGCAGGTCGATCTCCTGCTAAGGAGGGGCGAAACGGGGGTGATGATCGTCGATTACAAATACGCTGTGAGGGGCGAAAGCGAGACGACTTATCGCTTTCAGGTGGAGGCGTACGCGGTTGCCGCGGAGCGCGTTCTCGGTGTCGAGGAGATCGTGTGCGCGATAGTCTATCTTGGCGGCGAAGAGCCGGAGTGTGTGGAATGGAAAATGGATACAGTGAAACTTCAAAAAGCTGAGGAGGCGATAACCGGTTCCATGAAAATGATTTCGGAGATGGAGAGGAGCCTTAGGGGAACTGAAGGGATACCCGACGCCGACTTTTCAAATATCCTTGGCGAGAGCGGAGCGGAAATAAAGTGTCCCGACGGAAACTGCGGCTATCATGCTGTCTGCTTCAGCGGTGAATAG